One window from the genome of Alphaproteobacteria bacterium encodes:
- a CDS encoding SDR family oxidoreductase — MIDLNGGVVIVTGSSRGIGRATALMLAGKGTKVVINCSSSVAEAEGVAEECRTAGGEAIVCQASVAEDADCRRLAQAALDNWGRIDGLVNNAGTTKFVAHGDLDGLDAADFHNIYAVNTIGPFQMIRAVAATMKAQGCGSVVNVSSVAGLHGLGSSVAYMASKGALNTMAMGLARALGPEIQINTVCPGFIAGDWLRQGMGDAPYEATKTRLERSTPLRAVNNPTDIAENIVYLLAAAPKVTGEIISVDAGMGILRGN; from the coding sequence ATGATCGATTTGAACGGTGGTGTGGTGATCGTCACGGGGTCGTCGCGAGGTATCGGCCGGGCGACGGCGCTGATGCTCGCTGGCAAAGGCACCAAGGTGGTGATCAACTGCTCGAGTTCGGTGGCCGAGGCCGAAGGCGTGGCCGAGGAATGCCGGACAGCGGGGGGCGAGGCCATCGTCTGCCAGGCCAGCGTCGCCGAGGATGCCGATTGCCGGCGTCTGGCCCAAGCGGCGCTTGACAACTGGGGTCGCATCGACGGTCTGGTCAACAATGCCGGCACCACCAAGTTTGTTGCCCATGGCGATCTCGACGGTCTCGACGCAGCGGACTTCCACAACATCTACGCCGTCAATACTATCGGCCCGTTCCAGATGATCCGCGCCGTCGCAGCCACCATGAAGGCCCAGGGCTGCGGCTCGGTGGTCAACGTCTCTTCGGTGGCGGGTCTGCACGGACTTGGTTCCTCCGTCGCCTATATGGCATCGAAGGGCGCGCTCAACACCATGGCCATGGGACTCGCGCGCGCACTTGGCCCGGAGATCCAGATCAATACCGTATGCCCCGGCTTCATCGCCGGCGACTGGCTGCGCCAAGGTATGGGCGATGCGCCCTACGAGGCGACCAAGACGCGTCTCGAGCGAAGCACGCCGTTGCGTGCGGTCAACAATCCCACGGACATCGCCGAAAATATCGTCTACTTACTCGCCGCTGCGCCCAAGGTCACCGGGGAGATCATTTCTGTCGATGCCGGCATGGGTATCCTACGTGGGAACTGA
- a CDS encoding TRAP transporter substrate-binding protein, whose product MKRRQFLAGASVAAASPLAAPAIAQGRIEWRMVTLWPRNFPGLGTSSQRLVDAVAAASDGRLTIKIYGAGELVPAYEAFDAVRDGTAECAHDAPYIWIAKHPAAAFFCTVPGGLTPAEHTAWITFGGGQALWDELYDRFGLVAFLAGNSHTNMGGWYNREIIEPGDFEGLRMRIPGLGAEVLNRLGATTVNLSGGEIVTALQTGVIDAAEWIAPYADLAFGLHKVAKYYYGPGVHEPGPANSLMISREAWRTLPADLQAVVRLAAAAETARMPAEILNGNAVALQALLTRYGVELRHFPAEVVSRLHAVSHEVVAEVAEHDALSARIYETWLAFRDTMHAYAPYGPYGYLRGRSEGL is encoded by the coding sequence ATGAAGCGGCGGCAGTTTCTTGCCGGTGCCAGTGTAGCGGCAGCCTCGCCGCTGGCAGCGCCGGCAATCGCACAAGGACGCATCGAGTGGCGCATGGTGACGCTCTGGCCGCGTAACTTCCCCGGCCTCGGCACCAGTTCGCAACGTCTGGTGGACGCCGTGGCGGCTGCCTCAGACGGCCGCCTGACCATCAAGATCTATGGCGCTGGTGAGTTGGTGCCGGCCTACGAAGCCTTTGACGCGGTGCGCGACGGCACCGCCGAATGTGCTCACGACGCGCCTTATATCTGGATTGCCAAGCACCCAGCCGCGGCCTTCTTTTGTACCGTGCCGGGGGGGCTGACGCCGGCGGAGCACACGGCCTGGATCACTTTCGGCGGCGGTCAGGCACTGTGGGATGAACTTTACGATCGCTTCGGGCTCGTCGCCTTTCTCGCCGGAAATTCGCACACCAACATGGGTGGCTGGTACAACCGTGAGATCATCGAACCTGGCGACTTCGAGGGTCTGCGTATGCGCATCCCGGGCCTCGGCGCGGAGGTGCTCAACCGTCTCGGCGCTACCACCGTCAATCTCTCGGGCGGTGAGATCGTGACGGCGTTACAGACCGGTGTCATCGACGCGGCAGAATGGATAGCGCCCTATGCGGATCTTGCCTTCGGACTTCACAAGGTGGCCAAGTATTATTATGGGCCAGGCGTGCACGAGCCCGGCCCCGCCAACTCGCTGATGATCAGCCGAGAGGCTTGGCGGACCTTGCCGGCAGACTTGCAGGCCGTCGTGCGTCTGGCGGCGGCGGCTGAGACCGCGCGCATGCCGGCGGAGATACTCAACGGCAATGCCGTCGCCTTGCAGGCCCTGTTGACGCGCTACGGCGTTGAACTGCGACATTTTCCTGCCGAGGTGGTGTCGCGCCTGCACGCGGTGTCGCATGAGGTGGTGGCGGAGGTTGCTGAGCACGATGCGCTGTCCGCTCGCATCTATGAGACCTGGTTGGCCTTCCGCGACACCATGCATGCCTACGCCCCCTACGGCCCCTACGGCTATCTGCGGGGGCGTTCCGAGGGCCTCTAA
- a CDS encoding polysaccharide deacetylase family protein encodes MSNPRIPFVMASERAPLAGPAGKTILVHLVVNVEHWRFDAAMPRKVIPAPHGIEQVPDVPNFAWAEYGMRRGLPRLLKTIDARGLAASTSINTSAIAAYPTAAEAMLKAGWEFIGHGIHQRAVQGEDDEAMLIDEALGILRNFTGAPVRGWLSPGLRETADSPDNLKAAGIDYVCDWVLDDLPCWMTTAHGPLIAMPYALEVNDSVIYAVEHHAGPEMERRLRDTLSCFVVEPGPHVLAIGLHPHLIGVPHRIAILTRILDLLQAHDDVAFLTGSQIADWYAAAEPAP; translated from the coding sequence GTGAGCAATCCACGCATTCCCTTTGTTATGGCCAGCGAGCGGGCGCCGCTGGCGGGGCCCGCCGGCAAGACTATCCTGGTGCACCTGGTAGTCAATGTGGAGCACTGGCGCTTTGACGCCGCCATGCCGCGCAAGGTGATCCCGGCGCCGCACGGCATCGAGCAGGTCCCGGACGTGCCCAACTTCGCCTGGGCCGAATATGGCATGCGGCGCGGCCTGCCGCGGCTCCTGAAAACGATCGACGCGCGCGGGCTCGCCGCCAGCACCAGCATCAACACCAGCGCCATCGCCGCCTATCCGACGGCGGCGGAGGCCATGTTGAAAGCGGGTTGGGAGTTCATCGGCCATGGTATTCACCAGCGCGCTGTGCAGGGGGAGGACGACGAGGCGATGCTGATCGACGAGGCGCTCGGCATCCTCAGAAACTTCACGGGCGCCCCCGTGCGCGGCTGGCTTAGCCCCGGTCTGCGCGAAACTGCGGACAGCCCTGACAACCTCAAGGCCGCGGGCATCGACTATGTCTGCGACTGGGTGCTCGACGACCTGCCCTGCTGGATGACCACGGCCCACGGGCCGCTCATCGCCATGCCCTATGCGCTGGAGGTGAACGACAGTGTCATTTATGCGGTCGAGCATCACGCCGGGCCGGAAATGGAGCGGCGTTTGCGCGACACACTGTCGTGTTTCGTGGTCGAGCCGGGTCCACACGTGCTCGCCATCGGCCTGCATCCGCATCTGATCGGCGTGCCCCACCGCATCGCCATTCTGACGCGCATTCTTGATCTTCTGCAGGCGCATGATGATGTAGCGTTCTTGACCGGCAGCCAGATCGCCGACTGGTACGCCGCGGCGGAGCCGGCGCCATGA
- a CDS encoding MBL fold metallo-hydrolase: MTPLHLGDVSITRTIEAEGPSFFPGFLLPDSTEEALAGERHWLVPRHLDPASQRFVMSLHSYVIRTPRHTILVDTCVGSDKERPSTKLWHRLQSPLLNQLAVAGVAPEAVDFVLCTHLHVDHVGWNTRLAEGRWVPTFPNARYLFHANEYAHWESMEAGEAERSGGQDGCFADSVLPLMEAGQALLVRDGHQIEDGLTIEPSPGHSPGHVCLDLQSGGRRAIFSGDVMHHPVQCAYPEWNSRFCFDPAQSRATRQRFIADHADSDTLILAAHFADPVAGRIVGNGERCRFTTL, translated from the coding sequence ATGACACCGCTGCATCTGGGCGACGTGAGCATCACCCGCACCATCGAGGCGGAAGGCCCGAGCTTCTTTCCGGGCTTTCTGCTGCCCGACTCGACGGAAGAGGCTCTGGCTGGCGAGCGCCACTGGCTGGTGCCGCGCCATCTCGATCCCGCCAGCCAGCGTTTTGTCATGAGCCTACACAGCTATGTGATCCGCACGCCGCGGCACACCATCCTGGTCGATACGTGCGTCGGCTCCGACAAGGAGCGGCCCTCGACCAAACTCTGGCACCGCCTGCAATCGCCCCTGCTCAACCAACTAGCGGTGGCGGGCGTGGCGCCGGAAGCGGTGGATTTCGTACTTTGCACCCATTTACACGTGGACCATGTCGGCTGGAACACGCGGTTGGCTGAAGGCCGCTGGGTGCCGACCTTTCCCAACGCACGCTATCTCTTCCACGCAAATGAGTATGCCCATTGGGAAAGTATGGAAGCGGGCGAAGCCGAGCGCTCCGGCGGCCAGGACGGCTGCTTCGCGGACAGCGTGCTACCGTTGATGGAAGCGGGCCAGGCGCTGCTGGTGCGCGACGGCCACCAGATCGAAGACGGGCTCACCATCGAGCCCTCGCCAGGCCATTCGCCGGGGCATGTTTGCCTCGACCTGCAGAGTGGCGGCCGGCGTGCGATATTCTCCGGCGATGTCATGCACCACCCGGTGCAATGCGCTTATCCAGAATGGAACAGCCGCTTCTGCTTCGATCCCGCCCAGTCCCGCGCCACCCGCCAGCGCTTTATCGCGGACCACGCCGACAGCGACACGCTCATCCTCGCCGCCCACTTCGCCGATCCCGTCGCCGGGCGCATCGTCGGCAATGGAGAGCGTTGCAGGTTCACAACACTCTGA